One Labeo rohita strain BAU-BD-2019 chromosome 12, IGBB_LRoh.1.0, whole genome shotgun sequence genomic region harbors:
- the mtpap gene encoding poly(A) RNA polymerase, mitochondrial: MRSVHSHRRANVYACARLKSTMAASFGVCRLRFRGLGGFDRFCFGLEPQTQGRFTSTTSAIKPQIENTTAKAAKESKTFQAIQEERREQAERSVLISCPPKINEKKFLDYLSKHGTVNNHFFYNSYGAYAVVEFSSRDSIASLKESTNIPAVEHEAAVPFKSRLLSLKWPGSQSSNQPMPKFKNQSPPSIGEITQLLTEKDSIDEQLQSLTEALQLTEENVSLRFLVCSLLQDIAGAYFPECIIRPFGSTVNSFGKLGCDVDMILDLDGIYATSQKKGSGLSLEYQVKRGASERAVTQSILSVIGKCVDQFGPGCVGVQNILQARCPLVRFAHQPSGFQCDLTANNRVAMKSSELLFLYGQLDPRVRHLVFSVRCWARAHSITSSIPGAWITNFSLTVMVVFFLQQRNPPILPTLDRLKELAGPSDKCVIEGNDCTIVSDLSKITLQQNTDTLEKLLQEFFEFYGNFPFNKASINIRKGREQTKPETTALYIQNPFETTLNVSKNVNGTQLERFVALCRESAWLLQQKEILNRSSVSPWGFAALLLPSVTSGTGVKSRRKRKLEPASSRIKNLLDSLKIKGGETVAKKGSENSSR; this comes from the exons ATGAG GTCCGTTCACAGCCACCGTAGAGCCAATGTGTACGCATGCGCCCGTCTCAAATCAACAATGGCGGCCTCCTTTGGCGTGTGTAGGTTACGTTTCAGGGGTTTAGGAGGGTTTGAtagattttgttttggattggAACCTCAAACGCAAGGAAGGTTCACTTCGACTACATCAGCAATCAAACCCCAGATAGAGAACACAACAGCGAAAGCCG CCAAAgagagtaaaacatttcaagcaATCCAAGAGGAGAGAAGAGAGCAAGCTGAAAGATCTGTTTTGATCAGCTGTCCGCCTAAGATCAACGAAAAGAAGTTTTTAGATTACCTGTCCAAACATGGGACAGTCAACAATCATTTCTTCTACAACAGTTAT GGAGCGTACGCAGTAGTTGAATTCTCCAGCAGAGACAGCATTGCCTCATTGAAGGAGAGCACTAATATACCAGCTGTTGAACATGAAGCTGCAGTGCCTTTTAAATCTCGCCTGCTCTCGTTAAAATGGCCAGGGAGTCAGTCGAGCAATCAACCCATGCCGAAGTTCAAAAACCAGTCTCCTCCATCCATCGGTGAAATCACCCAGCTGCTCACGGAGAAGGACAGT ATTGATGAGCAACTGCAGTCTCTGACAGAGGCCTTACAGCTCACAGAAGAGAACGTCAGTCTGCGTTTCCTCGTTTGTTCCCTGCTTCAAGACATAGCTGGAGCATATTTCCCAGAATGCATCATCAGGCCTTTTGGATCCACTGTCAACAGCTTTGGCAAACTGGGCTGTGATGTTGACATGATTCTGGATCTTGATGGCATTTATGCAACAAGCCAGAAAAAG GGTTCAGGACTGTCTCTTGAGTACCAGGTGAAGAGAGGAGCATCAGAGCGAGCTGTGACCCAGAGTATCCTCTCAGTCATTGGAAAATGTGTAGACCAGTTCGGCCCTGGATGTGTGGGAGTCCAGAACATTCTCCAAGCTCGATGCCCTCTCGTCCGTTTTGCTCACCAGCCCTCTGGCTTTCAATGTGATCTCACTGCAAATAACAG GGTGGCGATGAAGAGTTCAGAACTGCTGTTTCTCTATGGCCAGCTGGACCCTCGTGTTCGGCATCTGGTGTTCAGTGTGCGATGCTGGGCTCGGGCTCATAGCATCACAAGCAGTATTCCAGGAGCATGGATCACTAACTTCTCTTTAACGGTCATGGTAGTGTTTTTTCTACAGCAGAGGAATCCTCCCATACTGCCCACACTCGACCGACTCAAGGAGCTTGCAG GACCATCAGATAAATGTGTCATTGAGGGTAATGACTGCACTATTGTCAGTGACCTTAGTAAGATTACACTGCAGCAGAACACAGACACATTAG AGAAACTGTTGCAGGAATTCTTCGAGTTTTATGGCAATTTTCCCTTCAACAAGGCATCGATCAATATCAGGAAG GGAAGGGAGCAGACCAAACCGGAAACGACAGCTTTGTATATCCAAAATCCATTTGAAACCACTCTGAACGTTAGCAAGAATGTTAACGGAACACAGCTTGAACGTTTCGTGGCTCTTTGTCGAGAAAGTGCTTGGCTTCTCCAGCAAAAGGAAATTCTTAACCGAAGTTCGGTCTCACCGTGGGGGTTCGCCGCACTTCTCCTTCCTTCAGTCACCTCGGGAACAGGGGTGAAAAGTCGCAGGAAGAGGAAACTGGAACCGGCTAGTTCAAGAATAAAGAACCTGTTAGACTCTCTGAAGATTAAAGGTGGTGAAACTGTTGCAAAGAAGGGAAGTGAAAACTCTAGTAGGTGA